DNA from Candidatus Limnocylindrales bacterium:
TAGCACTGTACGCAGATCGGCCTGAGCATACATCCGCATCGAGGTATGCTCGGGTGTTGTACAGTAAGGCAATCGCGCTGCGTTCTATGAAACGCCCCGCCGATGCTATGCGGGTCTATGACCAGATCATAGAGCGATTCGCGGGGAGTTCTGAACCCGGAGTGTTGGAGCCCGTTGCCCAAGCGCTACTTAATAAAGGCAGAGCACTCTCGGCGGTGGGGCGCTTGAGTGAGTCGATATCAATCTTTGATGACGTAGTGGGAAAGTTTGGCAACCGCTCAGAGCCGTCAATGGTCGATATTGTCGCCAGTGGGCTAGGTTCCAAGGCTGCTTCGCTCGCTCTATTGAATCGATCTGACGAGGCGATCGCCACGTATAGCGAAGTTATCGAACGGTTTGGAAATCGACCCGAACCATTTCTTGCTGAAAAAGTAGCGAACGCGTTGTTCGGAAAGGCCTTAGAACTAGCGCTGTCACTGAAGGTCGCGCAACTACCTTCTCTTCTAGAAGACGCGGTGGTGCGGCTAACGACAATCGATGCGTCGTCCGCTGACATGGGTTTCCTCCGATATTTGCTCCGACGGACGCACGACGTTGAGCAATGGAATCGCTTAGTTCGACCCCTCGTAGAGGCCTTCCGGAAGCACAATCGTTTATCCGCCTTGGGCGTCGGACTCGTACGTTCAATCTCCCAACTCCGCGAGCGTGGGTCTGAACCCGATTTGCCTTCTCGGTGGTTGGGAGTGTGGGAGAATGCATGCGGATCCGACGAGGAGATGCAGATATCGATGCGCATTCTAAAGGCGGCCGTCGCGTATCTGGAGCGCGGGGATCAACCAGCTCTACATGCGTTACCTATGGAAGAACGGGATATTCTCGAATCCGTATTGTCGGATCCTCAGGACTCGTAGGCCCCACGAACTACGAATCATCACGCAGTTCTACGTGGGACGATTCGCCCCTATCGACCGGTGCGATCGTCCGTCACTAAGGCAGCAACTAGTTTACCCTATGCTACTGTTGGAAGGATCCGCTGTGTCGAGTGAGGCCCGTTTTGTCGAGCCGGACCTGCAGCCTCTGCGGACGCCGTCGTACGGAGGACGCCGATGAACGTCGTCGTCACCGGAGCATTCGGCAACATCGGTAGCAATGCGGTCGCCGCGCTGCTCAAAAAAGGACACCGCGTGCGCGGCATCAGCCTCGATCCGGAGCGGGACCGCAAAGTGGCGGACAAATTCGCAGGCCGCATCGAGATCGTCCGCGGCGACGTTCGCAGCCGCGCCGACATGCTCACGGCCGTGGAAGGCCAGGATGTCGTCGTGCATCTCGCGTACGTCATTCCTCCGCTTTGTCTCGAGCAGCCGGAGACGTCGCGGTCGATCAACGTCGACGGCACGCGCAACGTGATCGAAGCCGTGCGCCGCGCCGGCGAGAAGACCGGAAAGACCCCGCGGCTGCTGTTCGCGTCAAGCCTCGACGTGTACGGCCACACGAGCCATCTCGAGCCGCCGCGGCGCACGGACGATCCCGTGCAGGCAACCGACATCTACACGCAGCACAAAGTCGAATGCGAGCAGCTCGTGCGCGAGTCGGGCCTCGTGTGGTCGATGTTCCGTTTCGCCGACGTGCCTCCGATCGCGATCCGCGACCCGCACCCGATCATGTTCACGATCCCGCTCGCGCAGCGCTTCGAAGTGATCCATCCCCGCGACGCGGGACTCGCGGTCGCGACGGCGGTCGACTGCGAGGAGGTGTGGGGCCGAGTCCTCAACATCGGCGGCGGTGCGCTCTGTCAGGTCACGTACGGCCAGTACCTGTCGGCTTTCCTCGATGCGATGGGCATCGGCGCGCTGCCGCCGCAGTGGTTTTCGACCAAACCGTACTGCACCGACTGGCTCGACAGCGAGGAAAGCCAGCGCCTGCTCCGGTACCAGCGCTACGGTTTCCAGGACATCGTGCGCGAAACGGCGGCGCTCATGGGCTGGCGCCGTCCGCTGGCGCGGGCGCTGCGGCCGATCGTGCGCTGGCGCATCGGCAAGCTTGCCAAGCTTGCAGCGTCGGATAGTTAGTCGCTACGACAGCTTCGAGGGCGCAGCGGCACGCGCTGCGCGGAGGAATCCATGGCCGACCGAGTCGATACCGCCGAGCAATCCGAATTCCGTGAGTACTGCCGCCGCTGGCTCGACGAGAACCGGCCGAAG
Protein-coding regions in this window:
- a CDS encoding NAD(P)-dependent oxidoreductase; its protein translation is MNVVVTGAFGNIGSNAVAALLKKGHRVRGISLDPERDRKVADKFAGRIEIVRGDVRSRADMLTAVEGQDVVVHLAYVIPPLCLEQPETSRSINVDGTRNVIEAVRRAGEKTGKTPRLLFASSLDVYGHTSHLEPPRRTDDPVQATDIYTQHKVECEQLVRESGLVWSMFRFADVPPIAIRDPHPIMFTIPLAQRFEVIHPRDAGLAVATAVDCEEVWGRVLNIGGGALCQVTYGQYLSAFLDAMGIGALPPQWFSTKPYCTDWLDSEESQRLLRYQRYGFQDIVRETAALMGWRRPLARALRPIVRWRIGKLAKLAASDS